The Stutzerimonas stutzeri DNA window TACTTGATGGAGTGGTTCGTCGCAGGCGCCATCAATGGTAGCGAGGCAGCAGCAGTACGAGCGATGGAAAACGCCAGTTACTGGTACATCACGCTAGCGTTCAACCTGCTGCTGTCCTTCTTCGACGAGAAGCGCCTGCAAAAGGCCGGGCACAATACCAGCCGCTTCCGAGGCTGGGCCTGGCTGGTGCCGGTGTACCTGTATCAGCGCGCCAAAAACCTACAGCAGAACCTGGCCTACTTCGTTGTCTGGCTGGTGTGTTTTGCGCTGGTTCTTCTGGCCTGACGGAGCCCTCTCATGTTCAAAAATCTTCTTGCTACTGTAGGCCTGGCCGTCGTGCTTAAGGCCGCCTTTGAACACTACCGCGAGTTTCGGGAGTTGAAGCGCGAAAAGCAGGGCCGCAGGGAACCGACCACCTGAATGACCGCGAGCCTGCACCGCTCCACTGGCGGCGGCAGCTAAATGGCAGTGTCGATATTCACAAATAATGACTGGGGTTCATCTGATTGAGATGAACCTCATGCATCGCCGTAGGCTGACGTTAACGGATCCCCCCCATATCAGCCAATAGAGCCATGACTTTTCGCCCGGAAACCAGTTCTATGCCTTGAGCATATCGCTCCAACTGTGCGCTGTGTGTTGACGCCTCATTCCGTAGAGTTTGCATGAACTCAACGGAGCGCCTGGTAGAATCCACCACTACACTCCAGTGCACGTTAAACCTCACAAGGGAGCCACAATGGCTATCAAATATCGTGTAATTCACACGACCTGCCCTTGGAGAAAGGCCCAGCACTCGTCCCTCCAAAAAGCTATAGACGGGCCGGATGGAGCAAAGAATCTTCTTCGGAATATAGGCCGTGTTGGCCAAAAGTGGCAGAAATATGGTCCAGTGTCCTGCATCTTTGTATGGGACGAGAATCGTGATCCGGGCTACGCCTTCCGCCTTAAGCCGGGCTCCAGCTATGAGATTGAAATGGCGACCGTGGCCCGTCACCTACTTGAGCATCACGACCGGGAAAAGAGCTGCCCCGCATCCGAAATTGAAGCCTACTTCTCACGCCCTCAGCATTCTCATTCGGCAACCGACCAGGACACACCAAGTAATACAACCAAGACCGAAAGCACCGGCATCGTAGGAGAACAACTTCTCGCACAAACTATTTTTCCAGATGAATTACCTGATGATGCATCTCATGTGGAGGGGCTAGCGCGTTCTGTTCTCGTTAATACTTACGAGCGTAGCGAATCAGCTCGCAATATATGCATCAATCATCACAAACCGATTTGTAAGGTATGCACCTTAAACTTTGAGGAAAAATACGGAGAAATCGGACGTGGTTACATTCATGTTCACCACATAGTGCCGATCTCCGCGATCGGAAAGCAATACCAAGTCGATCCTATCAACGACTTGGTACCGGTCTGCCCGAACTGCCACGCCATGCTTCATTGGCGAAACCCGCCACTCTCCATTGAGGAGTTGCGGATAAAGTTAAATGACAGCTAAAGATTCATCTTGCTCCATCACAAAGCGTTATGGTGCAGGCTCGATATCTACATTATCCCGCCCACTACTGATGTCAGTGATCCTGCCTGCCCTACTCGTTGAGCCAGCGCCTCGTGCAGTTGCAATGCCAAGCCGCTGGTGCGCTGCACGTTGCGCTCTACCGCGCCTTCAAACACACCTGGTTGAGTCTCGGCCAGGCTGAACCACTCCCTGGCGCGGGTGATCGCGGTGTACAGCAGCTCCTTGGTCAACACCGGGTTCAGCGCATCAGGCAACACCAGCGCGGTGTGGTTGAACTCCGACCCCTGGGACTTGTGCACCGTCATGGCGAACACCGTTTCCACCTCCACCAACCGGCTCGGCAGCACGAAGCGCACGCCGCCACTGCCGTCATTACGCGGGAAGGCCACGCGTAGGGCCAACGCACCCTCTGGTCCAAGCACACATAGCGCGATGCCGATATCGCCGTTCATAAGGTTCAGGCTGTAGTCGTTGCGCGTAACCAGCACTGGGCGCCCTTCGTACCAACCGTGGTCGCTGCTCAGCAAGCCGCGCCGACGCAACTGCGTGGCCACGCGCTGGTTCAGGCCCTCGACGCCCCAAGGCCCCCGACGCAATGCACACAGCAGGCGGAAACGGTCGAATGCAGACAACACCTTGCCCGCCCAGTCGGCCCAAAGCTGGCTATCCCACGGTGTGTCGGGTGCGGGGCGCAGGTCGCGCAGTTGCTCCAGATAATGCCGGTAGCCGGGGGCGTTGCGGTTACCATCGATGGCCAGGTCGGTGAGTGCAGCATCCTGCTCACCACGCACCAGCAGGTTGAAAAGCTGCTCCGAAGGCTGCTCCAGCACACGCCGTGCTTCGTCGGCGTGTTTGTGGTTGATCAGCTTGGCCAGACGCCCGATGCCCTTCTGCGGGTCGAAACGCCACGAGCGACGCAGCATCACGGTCTGCTGCGCCAATGGGTCACCGGCGTCTGCGGCCATCTGCAACTCGGGGTCGAGCAGGGCTTCACTGCTGTGGGTGCTCAGCCACTGGGCGGTTTGCACGTTGTAGCCGCCTTTTTCAGCCTCGCGGCACAAGTCGCCCATCACGGAACCGGCTTCCACCGAAGCCAACTGGTCCTTGTCGCCCAGCAGAATCAACCGCGCCGCATGGGGCAAGGCGTCCAGTACGCAGGCCATCATTTCCAGGTCGATCATCGAGGCTTCGTCAACCACCAGCACATCCAGCTCAAGCGGTTTGTCGCGCTGGTGAATGAAGTTGCGCGAGTTCGGGCGGCTGCCCAGCAAGCGGTGCAGGGTGGACACATCCGTGGGGATCTCGGCGCGCACCGCATCACTGACCGGCAACGCCCTCACCTCCTTGCCGATGGACTCAGACAACCGCGCAGCCGCCTTGCCGGTCGGGGCCGCCAGGCGAATGCGCAGCGGCTTGCCGCTATCGACCGCCGGCGTTTGCAGCAAGCCCAGCAAGCGCACCACCGAGGTGGTCTTACCGGTGCCTGGGCCGCCGGTGATGATGCTGAAATTGCCACGGGCCGCCAGCGCGCAGGCAATTTTCTGCCAGTTGCTGCCCTGCGCGCGCTCGGCTTCGGAAGGCGGTGGGAACAGTTCGTCGAGGCGGCTGGCGAGGTTGTCCGGGGTGCCTGGCGCCACACCCAAGCGTGCACTCAAGGCTTGGGCAATGCTGCACTCGTAGTTCCAATAGCGGCGCAAGTACAGGCGCTGCCCCACCAGCACCAAGGGCCGCTCGGGCGCGTTCGGGCTGGCGTCGCGGTCCTCGACCATGGGGCTTGCGGCCAGCGCCTGGCGCCACTTCGCGGCGTCCAGGCCCTGCAACCATTGCGATGGAAGCGTGTTGCCCTGCTCACCTTCAGGTGGCAACGAGAGCACGAAATCCGGGGCGGCCAGGGTGGCAGCCAGGTCCAGGCAGGCGTGGCCACGGCCCAGTTGGTGGCTGGTCATCGCGGCAGCCAGCAGCACGCTGGCCTGGGCTTGAGGGTCTTGTTCGAGGATGAACTTGGCCAACGAACGATCCAGCGCACGCAGCCAGCCACGCGCCACCCAGGTATCGAGTTGCTGCAATAGCTCGCCATGGCTGGCTGCGCCGATGGGCACTACCACTTGCTCGCTATCGCCTTGGCTGGCGCTGAGTTGCTTGAGGGTCTGGCTCATGCGCTGGCCTCCAGGTGTTGCCCCATGAAGAGTTGGTCAAGCTGCTCGATCAATTGCCGCGGTGGGCGTTCGAAGTGCAGGCCATGGGTGGGCGCCTGGTGCCCACGGATGAACAGGTACAACGCGCCACCCATGTGCTGGTCGTAGTCGTAGCCGGGCAGGCGCAGCTTGAGCTGGCGATGCAGGGCCAGCAGGTACAGGCACATCTGCAGGTCGTAGCGTTTGCCCAACATGGTTTCGGCCATGGCCTCGGCGGCATAGGCGCAGTCGGTACTGCCCAGCCAGTTGGACTTGTAGTCCGCCACGTAGTAGCGGCCCTCGTGCTCGAAGGTCAGGTCGATGAAGCCCTTGAACATGCCGTTCAACTGGCTTGGGGCGAGCGCTGGCCGTGGCACGCCGCCCAAGGTGTGTTCACGCACCAGGGCATCGAGGCGCTCGACGCTCACGTTTTGGCTGGCGAACCAGAACTCCATCTCGACCTGGTAGGTGTCCAGCGCTGCGAGGGTGCATTGGGTGCCGTTGAAGCGCAGTGGCGCCTTCAGGTAGTGGCTGAGCCAGGCCGACAACGGGTCGATCCAGCGTTCCCAGCCACGCAGGTTGCAGCGCCGTGCCACGGCGTCGTGCAGGGCTTGCTCATCACTGGCGGCGTTGCCGAAGCCCTCATCGCCCGCCCACTCGAACAACCCGTGCAGGAAGGTGCCCGGCCCCGCCCCTCGGGGGAAGCCGTGAATGCCAACGCCGGCAGACGGGTTCTGCTCGTCGTCCTGCTCTTGCAGGTTGGCTTCTAGGGCAGTTGCAGGCTCTGGGGCGATGGGCGAAGTGGCGCCCACCAGGGTACGGTCGTCGGCGATCGCCAAGGCGGAGTAGCTGGCGATCCACCAATTGGCTGCCAGCGCATGCAGCGGGCGCAAGGCTGGGCCTGCGGTGGATCGGGCGGGCGCTGTGTGGACGGTTTGGGTGGGCGTGGGCGCCTTGCTCACGGCGATGTCGTCGCAGCCCTTTGCCAGTGCCTCGACCACTTCAGCCAGGCGCTCGGGCGCCACCTTGTTTTCGCCTGCCAGCAGGTAGCCCAGGCCCGACTTGTGCAGGTCGAGCGATTTTTCCCCGGTTTTAGCCACCTTGGGCGCCACGCAAATCCAGGTAGCGTAGCGGGCGCGGGTCAGGGCGACATACAGCAGGCGCATTTCCTCGCCCATGCGCTCATCGTCGGCCAGTTTCTGCGACGGCTTCGCCAACTCGCCTTTGCCCAATTCAAGCACCAGGCGGTATTGCTCACCCTGCTGCTCATGGAACATGGGCGGCGTTTTGCTGCGGCCATCCACCGGCCTGGCGCTGCACGCGAACGGCAACATCACCAAGGGGTACTCAAGGCCCTTGGACTTGTGCACAGTCACCACCTTGATCAGGTCTGAGTCGCTTTCCAGGCGCAGAATTTCTTCTTCGCTCTGCGCCTCGATCTGCTCGGCCAAGTGGCGAATCAGCGCGTGCTCGCCGTCCAGCTCAGTGGCGCTGCGTTGCAGCCATTCAGCCAGGTGCAGCAGGTTGGTCAAGCGACGTTCGCCCTGCGCCTCGGCAAGCAACCGGGCCGGAACCTGGAAGGTCGCGAGCAGCTTACGCAGCATTGGCAGCACGCCTTGTTGCTGCCAATGCTGGCGAAACACGCGGAAGCACTGCACAAGCTCTTCCCAGCACAGCTCGTTCTGATTCAGGCGCTCCAGCGCCTGCCAGCCAAGGCCCACGCTGCGGGTTGCCAGTGCCGCACGCAGCAAGCGGTCACTGCTGGGTTGGGCGCAGGCCCGAAGGATGCACAGCAGGTCTTTGGCCTCTTCGCTTTCGAACACCGAGTCGCGGTCAGACAAATAGACGCTGGCCAGTTTGCGACGTGCGAGGGCCTTGCGAATGGCTTCGGCTTCCGTGCGGCTGCGTACCAGAATGGCGATATCGGCGGGTTTGAGCTTGGTCAACTGGCCGTCGCTGCTGCGCAAGCCCGAGGGCTCGGGCGCACTACCGTCGAGCCAGGCCTGAATCGCCGAGGCGCACACCTCAGAGGCCTCGCGCAGGTACGTGGCGTTGTTGATGACGCCGTCGGTCTGCAGTTGCCAAAGAGTCAGGGCCTTCTGCTGTTCGCCCTCGATTTCCAGCACATCGCTGCGGCCTTTGGCGTCGACGCCCTTGAACGGCACCGGGTTCTGCCCGTCCTTGGCGAAGCGGAACGCCGCTCGCGGGTGCGCTTCGGCGAAGCTGAAACAGTGGTTGGCGGCATCGACCATAGCTTTGGTGGAACGGTAGTTGGTGCCCAGGGTGTAATGCCGGCCCTCGGTAGCCTCACGCGCCTTTAGGTAGGTGTAGATGTCGGCGCCACGGAAGGAATAGATCGCCTGTTTCGGGTCGCCGATCATGAACAGCCCGCAGTCGGGCAGGTTGTCGCCGATGCGGTAGATGGTGTCGAAGATGTCGTATTGAACCGGGTCGGTGTCCTGGAACTCGTCGATCAAGGCCACTGGGTACTGCTGGCGAATGGTCTGCGCCAGGCGCGGCCCAGATGGTCCTTGCAGCGCACGGCCGAGGCGATTGAGCAAATCGTCGAATCCGATCTGCGCCCGGCGCAGTTTTTCTTCCTCGAAGGCACCCTGCACTTCACGCAGTGCATGCAGCAGCAACTGCGCGCGAATGTCCTGCTTGGTGGCCTTGTGGTCGGCCAACGCATCGATGGCCTCGAACGCCAGGTGCCTGGGAATGCTGCCGCCCTTTTTTAGCTTGAAGCGGGTCTGCCCACACTTGAACACGTGGTCACAGGCTTCGCCGCCCTGGCTCCAGGCCTCGATGTTAAGCAGCATCCCGTCCAGAGTTTCGCGGCTCTTGGCGGGGTAGGAGTTACCGTTCAGCGAGGTGCGGGCCTCGTGCAGCATGGCCTCCAACGCTACGTTGTCCTTGGCCCACGCGGCGCGCGCCGACGCTTCGAGCGCGGCGTACTTGGCATTCCAGTCGGCGGTTACCTGAAGCAAGGCATCCAGTTTCGCGGGTGCCGTGATCGATACACCCTCTTGCCGAAACTCGGCATCGGTACGCGACAGCAGCGGCGTCAATGCCTCGCGCAGCTCGACAGGGCTTTTGAAGCAATCCGTCACCACCTTGGCAAACTCGGGCGACACGCTATAGAACTGCCGGCGCCAGTAGTCCCTGACCACTTCCTCGAGCAACTCGCGCTGGTCGGTTTCCAGTGTTTGGGTAAACAAGCTGCCGCTGTCGAAGGCGTGCTCGCGCAGCATCCGGTAGCACCATCCATGAATGGTCGAAACCGCCGCTTCGTCCATCCACTCGCTGGCCAACTGCAACCGCCGAGCACAGGTCGGCCACTGGTCGGCGGGGTACTCGTCACGCAGTTTCACCAGCAGCGGGTCATGGGACGATTCGGCTGCCTGGAAGCACCGAGCAGCCTCGTTCAAGCGTGCGCGAATGCGGTCGCGCAGCTCTTGGGTGGCGGCGTCGGTGAAGGTCACTACCAAAATTTGCGGTGGCGTCAGCGCTTGCTTGAACGCCGCGTCGCCGCCATGGCCCAGCACCAGGCGCACATACAGCAAGGCGATGGTGAAGGTTTTACCGGTGCCCGCGCTCGCCTCGATCAAGCGGCTGCCGTGCAGGGGGAAACCGAGGGGGTTGAGGTTTTCCGCGGTCATTGGTCGCTCCCTGCGTCGGTCGGGGTGAAGTGGCCGAACAAGCCGCCATACAAGCGCTTGGCCCAGGCTGGGAACTGGCCGCTTGCGCACAGTTGGTCGAAGTCGGGGTAAGCCCGCCGCTGGGCGAACGAGCGCTGCACCTCGCCCTCGACCGTGTAGCTACCTTCGTAGGTTTCACGCGCCTTGGCGTAGGCCGCCTCGCCGTTGTCACTGTTCTCCCCGCCCGCAGCCAACCAGACGAAAGCACTTTTGCAGGCCACCGGCAGCGGCTCCTTCATGCCCGCCACCCAGGCTTCGAGCAGCGCTTGCAACTGTTGCTGCGCCTGTTGCGCGGGCACTGGCTGGAACACCACGTCCCCATTCAAGCCCACCAGAATCGTCGTGCAGGCAGGCCCGTTCAACTGCAACGCCAGGTGCCGCAACCAAGGCCGCACCAAGTGGTGCCAGCAATAGCTGTCGTCGGTGCACAGCTTTTTGCTGTCCAGTTGCAGGTAGGCTCGCTCATCCAACGCATTGCGGCGAATGCCACCCAGCCAGTCCTTGAGGCCGGGAAGCTCGTCGGTGGCGTCGATAACGGCAGCGCTCTGGCCCTCTTCCAGCTCAGGCCAGGCTTGCAGTTGCGCGTGGTAGCGCGCCAGCAGGCCCGGCATCGGCCCCACCAGCGCCGAGGCGCTCAAGGTGCCGAAGCCGCCCAGCGGCAAGGCGCCCTCGCGTTGCAGGCGCTGCACTTGCAGGCCCAGTTCGGTCGCGGCCTGTTCGGGGTCGTACGCCTCCTCTACCCAGCGCTTTAGCGCCTGGGTGAGCCTGTCCTGGTGCTGCCAGTTTTCCAGGCCATCGAGCTGGAAGGCTTCGTCATCGCGGTTGACCAACTCGTCGTCATCGAAATTGACCTTCAAGCGCTGGGTGAAGAAGGCGCCCACCGGGTCGCGTACGAACTCGGAAAGTTGGCGCAGGTTCAACGGTGTGTCCTGAACCGGCGCGGGCAAGCGCTCGCCTTCTGGCTGCAAGGCATGTTCGTCGTGCACCTCGCGCCACTCGCTGGAATAGGTGAACAAGCCATCAGGCCCCGGCTGGTTAGCGAAGTACGCGGCGCTGAAGGGTTGTAGCGGGTGCTCCTGGGTCAGTGCGGGCAGCAACGGTTGGCCGCTGGCCGAGCGCCAGCCGTTGGCCAGGTGGTCGCGTAGCTGGCCGATCAGCACCGAGGGCACGCGCTCGCTGTTGTCGCGAATATTACGGCCCACCCAGCTCACATACAGTTGCTTGCGAGCCGAGAGCAGGGCTTCGAGCAGCAGGTAGCGGTCATCTTCACGTCGCGACCGGTCACCTGGGCGATAGTCGTTGCGCATCAGGTCGAAATCGACCGGCGATTGCTGGCGCGGGTAATCGCCATCGTTCATGCCCAGCAGGCAAACCACCTTGAACGGAATCGCCCGCATCGGCATCAGGGTGCAGAAGTTCACCGCACCGGCCAGAAAACGCTGCGACAAGCCACCGTCCTCGATGCCGCTGAGCCAGGCTTCGTGCACCACGCTCAGCGGCAGTGGCTGCGCGAACTGCGCCAGCTCGCAGGTGCGCAGCCAACCTTCAAGCAGCTTGAGCAACTGGTTGAGCAGCAACTCTTCGGCATCGCTCTCCGAGCGGAAGAACACCTTCAACAAGGCTTGCAGGCGCTCGGCCCACTGCACGGGTGTGGCCGGTTGCTGAAGCTCCTGAAGAGCGACTTCCAAGTGGTCGAGCAAGGTCAGCAGCGGGCCGGCCAGGGCCGCTTCCAGCCCCGACACTTCATCGTAGGGCTCGATGCCGTTGAGCTCAGGCCCACGCCCAACGGCGTAGCCCAGCAGCATGCGGCGCATGCCGAAGCGCCAGGTGTTCTGCTCCAGGCCCTGCGGCATACCCAGGCTTTCGCGCTGTTGGGCATCCAGCCCCCAGCGCACCCCGGCGCCCTCGATCCAGCGCTGCAGGGTCGGCACGTCCGCTTCGTTGATCGCGAAACGTGCGCGCAGGGCCGGCACGTCCAGCAGGTCGAGAATGTCGCTGGCAGCGAAGCGGCTGTGGGGCAGCTTGAGCAGGTGCTCCAGCGCGATCAGCAGCGGCTGGCGACCGCGTTGGCCTTGGTCGGACACGGTGAAGGGCAAGTAGCGCGGGTCGTGACGCGGCACCTGTCCGAACACCGCTTCTATATGCGGGGTGTAGGCGTTGATGTCCGGCACCATCACGATCACATCGCGCGGGCTCAATTGTGGGTCGGCGCTGAAGCGGGCGAGCAGTTGGTCGTGCAGCACTTCCACTTCGCGCTGCATGCTGTGCACCACGTTAAAACGCAGCGAGCGGTCGGCACTAACCTCTACCGGGTCCCAGGTTTCGCGGCTTTCCGCCAAAGGGCGCAGTTCGAGAATGTCGCTTTGCAACTGGCCTAGCAGGGTTGTGGTATCCGGCTCGGTAAACAGGTCGATACGCCCGCCATTGAGGCCGTCGAGCAGGTGGCGATAGCTGCCGGGTTCGTCGTGCTGGTCGAGCAGGTTGATATAGTCGCGCCCCTGCTTGCCCCAGGCAGCGAGCAAGGCTTGGCCATGCTCGTTCGCTACGGTGCCAACCTCTCGGGCAGGCTGGCGACGG harbors:
- a CDS encoding HNH endonuclease, with the protein product MAIKYRVIHTTCPWRKAQHSSLQKAIDGPDGAKNLLRNIGRVGQKWQKYGPVSCIFVWDENRDPGYAFRLKPGSSYEIEMATVARHLLEHHDREKSCPASEIEAYFSRPQHSHSATDQDTPSNTTKTESTGIVGEQLLAQTIFPDELPDDASHVEGLARSVLVNTYERSESARNICINHHKPICKVCTLNFEEKYGEIGRGYIHVHHIVPISAIGKQYQVDPINDLVPVCPNCHAMLHWRNPPLSIEELRIKLNDS
- the recD gene encoding exodeoxyribonuclease V subunit alpha, translated to MSQTLKQLSASQGDSEQVVVPIGAASHGELLQQLDTWVARGWLRALDRSLAKFILEQDPQAQASVLLAAAMTSHQLGRGHACLDLAATLAAPDFVLSLPPEGEQGNTLPSQWLQGLDAAKWRQALAASPMVEDRDASPNAPERPLVLVGQRLYLRRYWNYECSIAQALSARLGVAPGTPDNLASRLDELFPPPSEAERAQGSNWQKIACALAARGNFSIITGGPGTGKTTSVVRLLGLLQTPAVDSGKPLRIRLAAPTGKAAARLSESIGKEVRALPVSDAVRAEIPTDVSTLHRLLGSRPNSRNFIHQRDKPLELDVLVVDEASMIDLEMMACVLDALPHAARLILLGDKDQLASVEAGSVMGDLCREAEKGGYNVQTAQWLSTHSSEALLDPELQMAADAGDPLAQQTVMLRRSWRFDPQKGIGRLAKLINHKHADEARRVLEQPSEQLFNLLVRGEQDAALTDLAIDGNRNAPGYRHYLEQLRDLRPAPDTPWDSQLWADWAGKVLSAFDRFRLLCALRRGPWGVEGLNQRVATQLRRRGLLSSDHGWYEGRPVLVTRNDYSLNLMNGDIGIALCVLGPEGALALRVAFPRNDGSGGVRFVLPSRLVEVETVFAMTVHKSQGSEFNHTALVLPDALNPVLTKELLYTAITRAREWFSLAETQPGVFEGAVERNVQRTSGLALQLHEALAQRVGQAGSLTSVVGGIM
- the recB gene encoding exodeoxyribonuclease V subunit beta — encoded protein: MTAENLNPLGFPLHGSRLIEASAGTGKTFTIALLYVRLVLGHGGDAAFKQALTPPQILVVTFTDAATQELRDRIRARLNEAARCFQAAESSHDPLLVKLRDEYPADQWPTCARRLQLASEWMDEAAVSTIHGWCYRMLREHAFDSGSLFTQTLETDQRELLEEVVRDYWRRQFYSVSPEFAKVVTDCFKSPVELREALTPLLSRTDAEFRQEGVSITAPAKLDALLQVTADWNAKYAALEASARAAWAKDNVALEAMLHEARTSLNGNSYPAKSRETLDGMLLNIEAWSQGGEACDHVFKCGQTRFKLKKGGSIPRHLAFEAIDALADHKATKQDIRAQLLLHALREVQGAFEEEKLRRAQIGFDDLLNRLGRALQGPSGPRLAQTIRQQYPVALIDEFQDTDPVQYDIFDTIYRIGDNLPDCGLFMIGDPKQAIYSFRGADIYTYLKAREATEGRHYTLGTNYRSTKAMVDAANHCFSFAEAHPRAAFRFAKDGQNPVPFKGVDAKGRSDVLEIEGEQQKALTLWQLQTDGVINNATYLREASEVCASAIQAWLDGSAPEPSGLRSSDGQLTKLKPADIAILVRSRTEAEAIRKALARRKLASVYLSDRDSVFESEEAKDLLCILRACAQPSSDRLLRAALATRSVGLGWQALERLNQNELCWEELVQCFRVFRQHWQQQGVLPMLRKLLATFQVPARLLAEAQGERRLTNLLHLAEWLQRSATELDGEHALIRHLAEQIEAQSEEEILRLESDSDLIKVVTVHKSKGLEYPLVMLPFACSARPVDGRSKTPPMFHEQQGEQYRLVLELGKGELAKPSQKLADDERMGEEMRLLYVALTRARYATWICVAPKVAKTGEKSLDLHKSGLGYLLAGENKVAPERLAEVVEALAKGCDDIAVSKAPTPTQTVHTAPARSTAGPALRPLHALAANWWIASYSALAIADDRTLVGATSPIAPEPATALEANLQEQDDEQNPSAGVGIHGFPRGAGPGTFLHGLFEWAGDEGFGNAASDEQALHDAVARRCNLRGWERWIDPLSAWLSHYLKAPLRFNGTQCTLAALDTYQVEMEFWFASQNVSVERLDALVREHTLGGVPRPALAPSQLNGMFKGFIDLTFEHEGRYYVADYKSNWLGSTDCAYAAEAMAETMLGKRYDLQMCLYLLALHRQLKLRLPGYDYDQHMGGALYLFIRGHQAPTHGLHFERPPRQLIEQLDQLFMGQHLEASA
- the recC gene encoding exodeoxyribonuclease V subunit gamma, which produces MQELQPGLVVIHGNHLEELRALAVQWMRSHPLRPLENEVLLVQSNGIGQWLKLALAEDPHNGGCGIAAALDVQLPARFLWQVYRSVLGAQTTPQSSPLDKAALSWRLMRLLPSLLEKPVFASLQRFLEQDDEQRKLHQLCERLADLFDQYQVYRADWLEDWAVGRDQLRHIKGTAQPLDAPNLWQAQLWREVLADVGEGALEQSRAGVHKRFVAHLRSAAQAPKGLPRRVVVFGISSMPAQVLEALKELSRYSQVLLCVHNPCRHHWGDIVADKDLLAHHYRRQPAREVGTVANEHGQALLAAWGKQGRDYINLLDQHDEPGSYRHLLDGLNGGRIDLFTEPDTTTLLGQLQSDILELRPLAESRETWDPVEVSADRSLRFNVVHSMQREVEVLHDQLLARFSADPQLSPRDVIVMVPDINAYTPHIEAVFGQVPRHDPRYLPFTVSDQGQRGRQPLLIALEHLLKLPHSRFAASDILDLLDVPALRARFAINEADVPTLQRWIEGAGVRWGLDAQQRESLGMPQGLEQNTWRFGMRRMLLGYAVGRGPELNGIEPYDEVSGLEAALAGPLLTLLDHLEVALQELQQPATPVQWAERLQALLKVFFRSESDAEELLLNQLLKLLEGWLRTCELAQFAQPLPLSVVHEAWLSGIEDGGLSQRFLAGAVNFCTLMPMRAIPFKVVCLLGMNDGDYPRQQSPVDFDLMRNDYRPGDRSRREDDRYLLLEALLSARKQLYVSWVGRNIRDNSERVPSVLIGQLRDHLANGWRSASGQPLLPALTQEHPLQPFSAAYFANQPGPDGLFTYSSEWREVHDEHALQPEGERLPAPVQDTPLNLRQLSEFVRDPVGAFFTQRLKVNFDDDELVNRDDEAFQLDGLENWQHQDRLTQALKRWVEEAYDPEQAATELGLQVQRLQREGALPLGGFGTLSASALVGPMPGLLARYHAQLQAWPELEEGQSAAVIDATDELPGLKDWLGGIRRNALDERAYLQLDSKKLCTDDSYCWHHLVRPWLRHLALQLNGPACTTILVGLNGDVVFQPVPAQQAQQQLQALLEAWVAGMKEPLPVACKSAFVWLAAGGENSDNGEAAYAKARETYEGSYTVEGEVQRSFAQRRAYPDFDQLCASGQFPAWAKRLYGGLFGHFTPTDAGSDQ